A single window of Synechococcus sp. C9 DNA harbors:
- a CDS encoding metallophosphoesterase, translating into MRLPRFWVQTLLGMGVGVLLALGANWLYAAVFQPPMPVVSPNPSPAAVETRPPELPPETKELIAQAGNIVNPPRGDVRLMVISDLNDAYGATTYAPEVTKAIKLMPFWRPDMVVCSGDMVAGQYPALTEAQMRAMWEAFDKNVAAPLRQAKMPYGFTLGNHDASSALSVTKKFLFQKERDMAAAYWRDPRHDPGVKFVDKFEFPFYFTFEFKDIFFLVWDGSSHHIPAEKLAWVEKALASPRAQQAKMRILLGHLPLYAVAIGRNDPGEVMENADKLRLMLEKYKVHTYISGHHHAYYPAHKGKLQLLHMGILGAGPRPLIAGNTPPWKTLTILDIRFNSPELTTYTTYDMQTMRVIDQKVLPRFLAGHNGMVLRRDVDQLTASEQQTCEQQIGAALCTA; encoded by the coding sequence ATGCGGTTACCTCGTTTTTGGGTGCAGACGCTCCTGGGTATGGGGGTAGGGGTTCTTCTCGCCTTGGGAGCCAATTGGTTGTATGCCGCCGTATTTCAGCCCCCCATGCCGGTCGTATCCCCAAATCCCAGCCCCGCCGCTGTGGAAACCCGTCCCCCGGAATTACCCCCAGAAACTAAAGAATTGATTGCCCAGGCGGGGAATATCGTCAACCCACCCCGGGGGGATGTGCGGTTGATGGTGATCAGTGACTTGAATGATGCCTACGGTGCCACCACCTACGCCCCGGAGGTGACCAAGGCGATTAAACTCATGCCCTTTTGGCGACCGGATATGGTGGTCTGTAGTGGGGACATGGTGGCGGGGCAATATCCGGCGTTGACCGAGGCGCAAATGCGGGCGATGTGGGAAGCCTTTGATAAAAACGTGGCGGCTCCCCTGCGCCAAGCCAAAATGCCCTATGGGTTTACCCTGGGGAACCATGACGCTTCCAGTGCCTTGAGTGTGACCAAGAAATTCTTATTTCAAAAAGAGCGGGATATGGCGGCGGCATATTGGCGTGATCCCCGCCACGATCCGGGGGTGAAGTTTGTGGATAAATTTGAATTTCCCTTCTATTTCACCTTTGAATTTAAGGATATTTTCTTTTTGGTTTGGGACGGTTCTTCCCATCACATTCCGGCGGAGAAATTAGCCTGGGTGGAAAAGGCTTTAGCGAGTCCCCGGGCGCAACAGGCAAAGATGCGCATTTTGCTGGGACATTTGCCCTTGTATGCGGTGGCGATTGGGCGCAATGACCCTGGGGAAGTGATGGAAAATGCGGATAAATTACGCCTGATGCTGGAGAAATACAAGGTACATACCTACATCAGCGGGCACCACCATGCCTATTACCCGGCGCACAAGGGGAAATTGCAACTATTGCACATGGGGATTTTGGGGGCGGGACCCCGACCTTTGATTGCGGGCAATACCCCCCCCTGGAAAACCCTGACGATTCTGGATATTCGTTTCAACAGCCCGGAATTGACCACCTACACCACCTACGATATGCAGACGATGCGGGTGATTGACCAAAAGGTACTGCCCCGCTTCCTCGCCGGACACAACGGCATGGTGCTCCGCCGGGACGTGGATCAACTCACCGCCAGCGAACAACAGACCTGTGAGCAGCAGATCGGCGCCGCCTTGTGTACCGCTTAA
- a CDS encoding methyltransferase domain-containing protein yields the protein MKLRKPYTLVTGLSLGLAILNPWVSPPRANALPVLPTFGETIAKDVPYVPTPQEVVDAMLKIANVNSQDVLLDLGSGDGRIVITAAKDYKVQKAVGVEIDPALVAESRRNIENAGVADRAEIIQQNLFNTDLSKYTVITMYLLPSVNLRLRHKLLRLRPGTRIVSHAFDMGDWKPNEVRQVDGRTVYLWIVPEPDKVNPEFLKEVKE from the coding sequence ATGAAGCTACGGAAGCCTTACACGTTGGTGACGGGTCTCAGCCTGGGTCTCGCCATCCTCAACCCCTGGGTCTCGCCGCCAAGAGCGAATGCCCTGCCCGTATTACCCACGTTTGGGGAAACCATCGCCAAGGATGTGCCCTATGTGCCCACCCCCCAGGAAGTGGTGGATGCGATGCTGAAAATCGCCAATGTCAATAGCCAGGATGTCCTGCTGGATTTGGGCAGTGGGGATGGGCGGATTGTGATCACCGCCGCCAAAGATTACAAAGTCCAGAAAGCCGTGGGTGTTGAAATTGACCCCGCCTTAGTCGCCGAAAGCCGCCGTAATATTGAAAACGCTGGGGTGGCAGACCGGGCGGAAATTATCCAACAAAATCTCTTTAACACGGATTTGAGTAAATACACCGTCATCACTATGTATCTTCTGCCCAGTGTAAACCTGCGCCTGCGTCATAAACTGTTGCGCCTGAGACCGGGCACCCGCATCGTCTCCCACGCCTTTGATATGGGGGACTGGAAACCCAATGAGGTGCGGCAGGTGGATGGGCGGACGGTGTATCTGTGGATTGTGCCGGAACCGGATAAGGTGAATCCCGAATTTCTCAAGGAAGTGAAGGAATAG
- a CDS encoding amino acid permease, protein MSRPDSPTKPAPVAALGSPLSPRLTVRDGIALIVGIVVGVGIFETPVLVAMHLQTVPQVVLAWLLGGVLSLVGGLCFAELGAAYPHAGGVYHYLDRTFGSRLAFLFGWARMTIIQSGSIVLLAFVFGDYCTQLLPLGEFSPSWYAAAAVLLLTGCNILGLNPSTWVQAGLSGAKVLGLLLVVLAGWRGASPGGLTVPEPTHSVNLGLAMVFVLFTYGGWNEAAYISAELRQVQRTLPRTLLWGIGLITSLYLLVNWAYLRGLGLAGVANSKAVAADLLRQTLGDGGAAVTSGIIAISALGAIQGTLITGARSNYALGQDFRFLRGLAGWNHRYDSPVGALVGQGVICFALVGLATLTRKGFATMVDYTAPVFWFFMLLAGVALIALRWREPERLRPFRVPWYPLTPLVFCATCGYLLYASLAYTGVGALVGVGVLAVGLPLSFLPKSP, encoded by the coding sequence ATGTCACGACCCGATAGTCCGACCAAACCAGCCCCGGTGGCGGCGTTAGGCTCGCCCCTTTCGCCCCGTTTGACCGTGCGGGACGGGATTGCCCTGATCGTGGGGATTGTGGTGGGGGTGGGGATTTTTGAAACGCCGGTGTTGGTGGCGATGCATCTCCAGACGGTGCCCCAGGTGGTGCTGGCGTGGTTGTTGGGGGGGGTACTGTCCTTGGTCGGGGGGCTGTGTTTTGCCGAGTTGGGGGCGGCGTATCCCCATGCGGGCGGGGTGTACCATTACCTGGATCGCACCTTTGGTTCCCGGCTGGCGTTTTTGTTTGGCTGGGCGCGCATGACGATTATTCAATCCGGCTCGATTGTCCTGCTGGCGTTTGTGTTTGGGGATTATTGCACTCAGTTGTTGCCCTTGGGGGAATTTAGCCCGTCTTGGTATGCGGCGGCGGCGGTACTGCTTTTGACTGGCTGTAATATCCTCGGTTTGAACCCCAGCACTTGGGTACAGGCGGGGCTGAGCGGTGCCAAGGTTTTGGGACTGCTGTTGGTGGTGTTGGCGGGGTGGCGGGGGGCAAGTCCGGGGGGGCTGACCGTTCCCGAACCAACCCACTCGGTCAACCTCGGCTTGGCGATGGTGTTTGTTTTATTTACCTACGGCGGTTGGAATGAGGCGGCTTATATTTCGGCGGAATTGCGCCAGGTGCAACGTACCCTGCCCCGTACCCTGCTGTGGGGCATTGGGCTGATTACTAGCCTGTACCTGCTGGTGAACTGGGCGTATTTGCGGGGGTTGGGGTTGGCGGGGGTGGCAAACTCCAAGGCGGTGGCGGCGGACCTCCTGCGGCAAACCCTGGGGGATGGGGGGGCGGCGGTCACCAGTGGGATCATTGCCATTTCTGCCCTGGGAGCGATCCAGGGAACCCTGATCACCGGCGCTCGCAGTAACTACGCCCTGGGACAGGATTTTAGGTTCCTGCGGGGGTTGGCGGGCTGGAACCACCGTTACGATTCCCCCGTCGGGGCGTTGGTCGGTCAGGGGGTGATTTGCTTCGCCCTGGTGGGACTGGCAACCCTCACCCGTAAGGGGTTTGCCACGATGGTGGACTACACGGCGCCGGTGTTTTGGTTCTTTATGCTGTTGGCGGGGGTGGCTTTGATAGCCTTACGCTGGCGGGAACCGGAGCGGCTACGCCCTTTTCGGGTGCCCTGGTACCCCCTCACGCCCCTGGTGTTTTGCGCCACCTGCGGGTATTTGCTCTACGCCAGTTTGGCTTACACGGGGGTGGGGGCTTTGGTGGGGGTGGGGGTGTTGGCGGTGGGGTTGCCCCTGAGTTTCCTGCCAAAATCCCCCTAA
- a CDS encoding divergent PAP2 family protein, with protein MATWNGVLLIALLACGVAQVAKALVALVQHQQWHPKILIQSGGMPSSHAALVAALAVAVGQTWGWNGPEFAIAVVVALIVMYDASGVRLAASRHARLLNQMVDTLRREHGEFQDHNPLQELLGHTPAQVLVGGLLGATVALLATPWLQT; from the coding sequence ATGGCGACCTGGAATGGGGTTTTGCTAATTGCCTTGCTGGCCTGTGGGGTTGCCCAGGTGGCCAAAGCCCTCGTCGCCCTGGTGCAACATCAGCAATGGCATCCGAAAATTCTCATCCAATCCGGGGGGATGCCCAGTTCCCATGCGGCACTGGTAGCGGCTTTAGCGGTAGCGGTGGGACAAACCTGGGGCTGGAATGGCCCGGAATTTGCCATCGCCGTGGTGGTCGCCCTGATCGTGATGTATGACGCATCGGGGGTACGGTTAGCCGCCAGCCGCCATGCCCGTTTACTCAATCAGATGGTGGACACCCTCCGCCGGGAACACGGGGAATTTCAAGACCACAACCCTCTCCAGGAATTGCTTGGTCATACTCCCGCTCAGGTCTTAGTGGGAGGACTCTTGGGTGCAACCGTCGCCCTGCTCGCCACCCCCTGGTTACAGACTTAA
- the crtE gene encoding geranylgeranyl diphosphate synthase CrtE, with the protein MSNAAGVSTKFDLAAYLQQRQEWVEEALAAALPVRYPERIYEAMRYSLLGSGKRLRPILCLASCELAGGTVAMALPTACALEMVHTMSLIHDDLPAMDNDDYRRGRLTNHKIYGEAIAILSGDGLLAYAFEWLVRQTQGVPPTNVLEVVARLGHAVAATGLVGGQVVDLECEGKSDVTVETLHFIHTHKTGALLEISVVSGAILAGGSEELLSALTQYARNIGLAFQIVDDILDITGTAAELGKTAGKDLQAQKVTYPSLWGIEESRRQAKQLIQEAQDLLTPWGEAAVPLQALAEFVVARSH; encoded by the coding sequence ATGAGCAATGCGGCGGGTGTGAGTACCAAATTTGACTTGGCCGCCTACCTCCAACAGCGGCAGGAGTGGGTGGAAGAGGCGTTGGCGGCGGCACTGCCGGTACGCTATCCCGAGCGGATTTATGAAGCCATGCGCTATTCCCTGTTGGGGAGTGGCAAGCGGTTGCGCCCGATTCTCTGCTTGGCGAGTTGTGAACTGGCCGGGGGAACGGTGGCGATGGCTCTGCCCACGGCCTGTGCCCTGGAAATGGTACATACCATGTCCTTGATCCACGATGACCTCCCGGCGATGGACAACGACGACTACCGGCGGGGACGCTTGACCAATCACAAAATCTATGGGGAAGCTATTGCCATCCTCTCCGGGGATGGGTTACTCGCCTATGCCTTTGAATGGCTGGTGCGGCAAACCCAAGGGGTGCCCCCAACCAATGTGTTGGAAGTGGTCGCCCGTCTGGGTCATGCGGTGGCCGCCACGGGTCTGGTGGGGGGGCAGGTGGTGGATTTGGAATGTGAGGGCAAATCCGATGTGACGGTGGAAACGTTGCATTTCATTCACACCCACAAAACCGGTGCCCTGCTGGAAATTTCCGTGGTTTCCGGGGCAATTTTGGCCGGGGGGAGTGAGGAATTGCTGTCAGCCCTCACCCAATACGCCCGCAACATTGGGTTAGCCTTTCAAATTGTGGATGATATTTTAGACATCACCGGCACGGCGGCGGAACTGGGGAAAACCGCAGGCAAAGACCTGCAAGCCCAAAAAGTCACCTACCCCAGCCTCTGGGGGATTGAGGAATCCCGGCGGCAGGCCAAACAACTCATTCAAGAAGCCCAAGACCTATTGACCCCCTGGGGGGAGGCGGCGGTGCCCCTGCAAGCCCTGGCGGAATTTGTGGTTGCCCGCAGTCATTGA
- a CDS encoding bestrophin family ion channel codes for MRQKLAGIWSSPPMMLQQNWVNLTFTWRGSVIPAVLPRIILYSAIALVVVLTHTYTAGSVPFGLVTFTPDVVLGLLLVFRTNTAYDRFWEGRKAWGTIVNASRNLARQILVMVDECTPRDRQEKEQAVRLIAAYAIAVKCHLRGQSPLEELVGLLPPDRLHLLAGMAHRPVGLAFWIGDYLRWQYQQQHLNAYQFSTLEQPLSQLVDALGVCERILRTPQPLAYSVHLRHILILYCFFFPFRLVSQLGWATIPVTAIAAFVVLGIEEIALEIENPFGTDPNDLPLDQICGVIRRDVEELISLDSGHGLTQMMLPTPESLGS; via the coding sequence ATGAGGCAAAAACTTGCGGGCATTTGGTCATCCCCACCGATGATGTTGCAACAAAATTGGGTGAACCTCACCTTCACCTGGCGGGGTTCGGTGATCCCAGCGGTGTTACCCCGGATCATTCTCTACAGCGCGATTGCTTTGGTCGTTGTCTTAACCCACACCTACACGGCTGGTTCCGTGCCCTTTGGGTTGGTCACCTTTACCCCGGATGTGGTGCTGGGGTTGTTGTTGGTATTTCGTACCAATACCGCCTACGACCGGTTTTGGGAGGGGCGCAAAGCCTGGGGAACGATTGTCAATGCCTCCCGCAATCTCGCCCGCCAAATCTTGGTCATGGTGGATGAATGCACCCCCCGGGATCGCCAGGAAAAGGAGCAGGCGGTGCGCCTGATTGCCGCCTATGCGATTGCCGTCAAGTGCCACCTGCGGGGACAATCGCCCCTGGAGGAATTGGTCGGTTTGCTTCCCCCGGATCGCCTGCATCTGTTGGCGGGGATGGCGCATCGTCCGGTGGGGCTGGCGTTTTGGATTGGGGATTATTTACGTTGGCAATACCAGCAACAGCATTTGAATGCCTATCAATTCAGCACCCTGGAGCAACCCTTGTCCCAATTGGTGGATGCCTTGGGGGTGTGTGAACGGATTTTGCGTACCCCCCAACCTTTGGCTTATTCGGTACATTTGCGCCATATTCTGATTTTGTACTGTTTTTTCTTTCCGTTTCGGCTGGTGTCCCAATTGGGGTGGGCGACCATTCCGGTGACGGCGATTGCCGCTTTTGTGGTACTGGGGATTGAGGAAATTGCCCTGGAAATTGAAAATCCCTTTGGCACCGACCCCAACGATTTACCCTTGGATCAGATTTGTGGGGTGATCCGGCGGGATGTGGAAGAGTTGATTTCTTTGGACAGCGGTCATGGGTTGACGCAGATGATGTTGCCCACCCCTGAATCCCTGGGGAGCTAG
- a CDS encoding phosphodiester glycosidase family protein has product MLGLIVLAQTPLPAPQPPVLEQRLSVNGETWVGAWRQWRDAQGRVRLAVSEGDATQRLGIGLRSSRRPQEQPVVWFRPAQNLPVSWHPQYTRRFLEVTELWADAGWQTQVQGNELRITAPVAQIQGIRQSSRRTVIDLDKIAPWRIQSNANQTILRILAMGRAELRQSFPNLNFSAQATVLTFNQPMRVTTLPNPPRLVVEPQTGVEKLTIHWAPGLQWRQEQVRGYGVTWLEIDPQQYTMRPVWEGSRGQTGLAPLLTLAQQVQGVAAINGGFFNRNTQLPLGAIRWQGQWYSSPILNRGMVAWNDQGELAFARAQFQEQVRVNQGAPMNLQALNSGYVQKGIARYTANWGATYTPLTQGETVITVTDDRVVGMATGNPIPVPLAGYLLVGRGLDNLGSQFPPGATVQLSQQWLPPALQNYPHGLGAGPLLLNHGRVVLDPEQEQFQPFFRQQKAPRSALGVSRSGRWLWVTVGGNEAYQQGPTLMELTQIMQDLGAVAALNLDGGTSTSLVLGGQVLVPGGRVHNGLVLLRRS; this is encoded by the coding sequence ATGCTTGGGCTGATCGTTCTGGCGCAAACCCCGTTACCTGCACCCCAACCGCCAGTTTTAGAACAACGGCTGAGTGTCAATGGGGAAACCTGGGTGGGGGCATGGCGGCAATGGCGGGATGCCCAGGGGCGGGTGCGGCTGGCGGTGAGTGAGGGGGATGCAACCCAGCGGTTGGGGATAGGGTTACGCAGTAGTCGTCGCCCCCAGGAACAGCCGGTGGTCTGGTTTCGCCCGGCGCAAAATCTGCCTGTGTCATGGCATCCGCAGTACACCCGCCGGTTTTTGGAGGTGACGGAACTGTGGGCGGACGCTGGTTGGCAAACCCAGGTGCAGGGGAATGAACTCCGCATTACCGCTCCGGTGGCACAGATTCAGGGGATTCGCCAAAGCAGTCGCCGCACGGTGATTGACCTGGATAAAATTGCCCCTTGGCGTATCCAAAGTAATGCTAATCAAACCATTTTGCGGATTTTGGCAATGGGTCGTGCCGAATTGCGCCAATCCTTTCCCAATCTGAATTTCAGTGCCCAGGCGACGGTGTTGACCTTTAACCAGCCCATGCGGGTGACAACGTTACCCAACCCACCCCGGTTGGTGGTGGAACCCCAAACTGGCGTAGAGAAGCTGACCATTCACTGGGCACCGGGGTTGCAATGGCGGCAGGAGCAGGTGCGGGGCTACGGGGTAACTTGGCTGGAGATTGACCCCCAGCAGTACACGATGCGTCCGGTGTGGGAGGGGAGTCGGGGGCAGACGGGCTTGGCACCCTTGCTGACATTGGCGCAACAGGTGCAGGGCGTGGCGGCGATCAATGGGGGCTTTTTCAACCGCAATACCCAGCTTCCCCTGGGGGCGATCCGGTGGCAGGGGCAATGGTACAGCAGTCCGATCCTCAACCGGGGCATGGTCGCCTGGAATGACCAGGGGGAATTAGCATTTGCCCGGGCGCAGTTCCAGGAGCAGGTGCGGGTGAATCAGGGGGCACCCATGAATTTACAAGCGTTAAATTCCGGGTATGTGCAAAAGGGGATCGCCCGCTATACGGCGAATTGGGGGGCGACCTACACGCCCTTGACCCAGGGAGAAACCGTGATTACGGTGACGGACGACCGGGTGGTGGGCATGGCGACTGGCAACCCGATCCCAGTGCCCTTGGCGGGGTATTTGTTGGTGGGACGGGGGTTGGACAATTTAGGCAGTCAATTTCCCCCTGGGGCGACGGTGCAACTCAGCCAGCAATGGCTCCCCCCCGCTTTGCAGAATTATCCCCACGGGTTGGGGGCAGGTCCTTTATTGCTAAATCATGGGCGGGTGGTGCTAGACCCGGAGCAGGAGCAATTTCAGCCCTTTTTCCGCCAACAAAAAGCCCCCCGCAGTGCCCTGGGGGTCAGCCGGTCGGGTCGCTGGCTGTGGGTCACGGTCGGGGGCAATGAAGCCTACCAACAGGGACCCACCTTGATGGAACTCACCCAGATCATGCAGGATTTGGGGGCAGTGGCGGCTTTGAATTTGGACGGGGGAACTTCTACGAGTTTGGTGTTGGGGGGGCAGGTGTTGGTGCCGGGGGGCAGGGTGCATAATGGGCTGGTGCTGCTACGCCGTTCTTAA
- a CDS encoding alpha/beta fold hydrolase: MTLYTAGLSRHLEVKLPRLAYQEYVFSGAGGVPIFGQWVVPRQTKGTIIATYGITGSLADQKYLHLLAYWAVQRGYGVVLFDWRAHGRTGQLSPALPSDGIQEGQDFLAVAVGAQRLGCPPPYWFMGYSLGGQLALWAGWAAVDAASPLPREQVGGVIAVCPNLDAGRSLAYLMAHPWGRYLERAITRELQKLAHQLYLAHPQEIDGAAIARAHSIWTFDQELVIPRLGFATVQDYYAATSPLRFLGELTLPTLILYAEDDPLFDPTIILDLVQLTAQNAWIDLVLTKYGGHVGYYSSRAGQQLAADPDRWWAWHRVLDWIDGHSPPTVRQLPCPDGHHY; encoded by the coding sequence ATGACCCTGTACACCGCTGGGTTAAGCCGTCACTTGGAAGTAAAATTGCCCCGGCTGGCGTATCAGGAATATGTTTTCTCTGGCGCTGGCGGTGTTCCCATCTTTGGGCAGTGGGTGGTGCCCCGGCAGACTAAGGGAACCATCATTGCCACCTACGGGATTACAGGCAGTTTGGCAGATCAGAAGTACTTACATTTGCTGGCTTACTGGGCAGTACAACGGGGGTATGGGGTGGTGCTGTTTGATTGGCGGGCGCACGGTCGCACCGGTCAGTTATCCCCCGCTTTGCCTTCCGATGGCATCCAGGAGGGGCAGGATTTTCTGGCGGTGGCGGTGGGGGCACAGAGGTTGGGGTGTCCGCCTCCCTATTGGTTTATGGGCTATTCCCTGGGGGGGCAGTTGGCGCTGTGGGCGGGTTGGGCGGCAGTGGACGCGGCGAGTCCTTTGCCCCGGGAGCAGGTGGGGGGGGTGATTGCGGTTTGCCCCAATTTGGATGCGGGTCGTTCCCTAGCCTATCTGATGGCGCACCCCTGGGGACGGTATCTGGAGCGGGCGATCACCCGGGAATTGCAAAAGTTGGCGCACCAGCTTTACCTGGCGCATCCCCAGGAGATTGATGGAGCCGCCATCGCCCGGGCGCACAGCATTTGGACGTTTGACCAGGAGTTGGTGATTCCTCGGTTGGGGTTTGCGACGGTGCAGGACTATTATGCCGCCACCAGTCCCTTGCGGTTTTTGGGGGAATTGACCCTGCCGACCCTGATTCTTTACGCTGAGGATGACCCCCTTTTTGACCCTACCATTATTCTCGATTTGGTACAGCTGACTGCCCAAAATGCCTGGATTGATTTAGTATTGACAAAGTACGGCGGTCATGTGGGCTATTACAGCAGTCGGGCGGGGCAACAATTGGCGGCTGACCCGGATCGGTGGTGGGCATGGCATCGGGTTTTAGACTGGATAGATGGGCATTCCCCCCCTACAGTCCGGCAACTTCCCTGCCCCGATGGACATCATTACTGA
- the ilvB gene encoding biosynthetic-type acetolactate synthase large subunit, translating into MRCTGAYALIDSLYRHGVKHIFGYPGGAILPIYDELYRWEAQGKMQHILVRHEQAAGHAADGYARATGQVGVCFGTSGPGATNLVTAIATAHMDSIPMVIITGQVRRSAIGSDAFQETDIFGITLPIVKHSYVVRDPKDMARIVAEAFYIASTGRPGPVLIDIPKDVGEESFDYVPVAPGDVKLAGYRPTVKGNPRQIAQATRLLLSAQRPLLYVGGGAIAAGAHREIRQLAELLQIPVTTTLMGKGAFDERHPLSVGMLGMHGTAYANFAISRCDVLVALGARFDDRVTGKLAEFAPYARVIHVDVDPAEVGKNRPPEVPIVGDVRQVLVDWLEHLQTVSLPEPGQTQAWLAQIQAWRRDYPLVVPREGELLSPQEVIYLLGELAPDAYTTTDVGQHQMWAAQFLPNGPRQWISSAGLGTMGFGLPAAMGVQVALPTAQVICIAGDASVQMNIQELGTLAQYDLPVKTVIINNFWQGMVRQWQEAFYQERYSHSAMRAGMPDFVQLAAAYGVKGMLVQCREELRPALEELLAHRGPVLMDVHVNPAENCYPMIKPGRSNDQMLGLPEVAPVTATCPACQAPVEPHYRFCPACGHGLAR; encoded by the coding sequence CTGCGCTGTACGGGAGCCTATGCCCTGATTGATAGTTTATACCGGCATGGGGTAAAGCATATTTTTGGCTATCCCGGAGGGGCGATTTTGCCCATCTACGACGAGTTATACCGCTGGGAAGCCCAGGGTAAAATGCAACATATTCTGGTACGCCATGAGCAGGCCGCCGGTCATGCCGCCGATGGGTACGCCCGGGCGACGGGGCAGGTGGGGGTGTGTTTTGGCACCTCCGGGCCGGGGGCGACCAACCTGGTGACGGCGATTGCTACCGCCCACATGGATTCGATCCCGATGGTGATCATTACGGGACAGGTGCGCCGGTCGGCGATTGGCAGTGATGCGTTTCAGGAAACGGATATTTTTGGCATTACCCTGCCGATTGTGAAACACTCCTACGTGGTGCGTGACCCGAAGGATATGGCACGGATTGTGGCGGAGGCGTTTTACATTGCCAGTACGGGGCGACCGGGGCCAGTGCTGATTGATATTCCCAAGGATGTGGGGGAGGAAAGTTTTGATTATGTGCCGGTGGCACCGGGGGATGTGAAACTGGCTGGGTATCGCCCGACGGTGAAGGGAAATCCCCGGCAAATTGCCCAGGCGACCCGGTTGTTGTTGTCTGCCCAACGGCCTTTGTTGTATGTGGGGGGTGGGGCGATTGCCGCCGGGGCACACCGGGAAATTCGCCAGTTGGCGGAGTTGTTGCAGATTCCGGTGACCACCACCCTGATGGGCAAGGGGGCGTTTGATGAGCGGCATCCGCTGTCTGTGGGGATGTTGGGGATGCACGGGACGGCCTATGCGAATTTTGCCATCAGTCGGTGTGATGTGTTGGTGGCGTTGGGGGCCCGGTTTGATGACCGGGTGACGGGGAAATTGGCGGAGTTTGCCCCCTATGCCCGGGTGATCCATGTGGATGTGGACCCGGCGGAAGTGGGCAAGAATCGCCCGCCGGAGGTGCCGATTGTGGGGGATGTGCGACAGGTGTTGGTGGATTGGTTGGAGCATTTGCAAACCGTTTCCCTGCCGGAGCCGGGCCAGACCCAGGCGTGGTTGGCGCAAATCCAGGCGTGGCGGCGGGATTATCCCCTGGTGGTACCCCGGGAGGGGGAATTGCTCTCGCCCCAGGAGGTGATTTATCTGTTGGGGGAATTGGCGCCCGATGCCTACACCACCACGGATGTGGGGCAACACCAGATGTGGGCGGCGCAGTTTTTGCCGAATGGCCCCCGCCAGTGGATTTCCAGTGCGGGTTTGGGGACGATGGGCTTTGGCTTACCGGCGGCGATGGGGGTGCAAGTGGCTCTGCCGACTGCCCAGGTGATTTGCATTGCCGGGGATGCCAGTGTGCAAATGAATATCCAGGAGTTGGGGACGTTGGCCCAGTACGACCTGCCGGTGAAAACGGTGATTATCAATAATTTCTGGCAGGGGATGGTGCGCCAGTGGCAGGAAGCCTTTTACCAGGAGCGGTATTCCCATTCGGCGATGCGGGCGGGGATGCCGGATTTTGTGCAATTGGCGGCGGCCTACGGGGTGAAGGGAATGTTGGTGCAGTGCCGGGAGGAATTGCGCCCTGCTCTGGAGGAATTGTTAGCCCATCGGGGGCCGGTGCTGATGGATGTCCACGTCAACCCGGCGGAAAATTGCTACCCGATGATCAAACCCGGTCGTAGTAATGACCAGATGTTGGGTTTGCCCGAGGTTGCCCCGGTGACTGCCACCTGTCCCGCCTGTCAGGCGCCAGTGGAACCCCACTACCGGTTTTGTCCCGCCTGTGGGCATGGGTTGGCAAGGTAA